A window of the Archocentrus centrarchus isolate MPI-CPG fArcCen1 chromosome 17, fArcCen1, whole genome shotgun sequence genome harbors these coding sequences:
- the loxl5b gene encoding lysyl oxidase-like 5b gives MVVNLQVGCNLLSFIAMAKWSLLFLYIFQGLLPLTVGQQRTAGPWRHRIQWENNGQVYSLMSTGLEYQTPFRSTSQSRVYVSNRRDGTGSRMSGAHRRMTLVRTGPTESRQFRTDHSAQPGSLTPGHDSRQYISENRRASGARQRPDRPTVGDVGYPDARRFNVDYNRIINASSSGSSADLSGRGGGAPTMDNTALHTRMGESGPGAQNQQLRTVPPVSREPAQADHFVSAHLTGLENESEAPAAFPALSEAVTNRNGEDMVNDDPRNPFKNHRNSVFYNMYPSRGRSAARTLRPPGTGYGTRYFQNGLPDLVPDPYAIQAGTYVQRMQMYALRCAAEENCLARTAYGPAVRDIDFRVLLRFPQKVKNQGTADFLPFKPRYQWDWHSCHQHYHSMEAFSNYDLLDVITGHKVAEGHKASFCLEDTNCDPGFRRRYACTSHTQGLSPGCHDIYAANIDCQWIDITDVPPGTYILKVTVNPNFHVLESDFTNNVVRCDITYTGVYVQTRNCRITRA, from the exons ATGGTTGTTAACTTACAAGTGGGTTGTAATTTATTAAGCTTCATTGCCATGGCTAAAtggtcacttttatttttatacattttccaAGGACTACTTCCCCTCACCGTTGGGCAGCAGCGCACAGCTGGCCCCTGGCGACACCGGATTCAGTGGGAAAACAACGGACAGGTTTACAGCTTAATGAGCACTGGGTTGGAGTACCAGACTCCGTTTCGCTCCACAAGCCAGTCGAGGGTTTACGTGAGCAATCGGAGGGATGGGACCGGGAGCCGGATGTCTGGAGCGCACAGAAGAATGACACTTGTGAGAACCGGACCGACTGAGTCCAGACAGTTCAGAACTGATCACAGCGCACAGCCGGGATCTCTTACACCTGGACACGACAGTAGACAGTATATATCCGAGAATCGTCGCGCGTCAGGGGCCAGACAGCGACCTGACCGACCTACAGTAGGAGATGTAGGCTATCCAGACGCACGTCGTTTTAACGTTGATTACAATAGAATCATCAATGCCTCTTCATCAGGGAGTTCAGCAGATCTGTCTGGCAGAGGCGGAGGTGCTCCCACTATGGATAACACCGCACTACACACCAGAATGGGCGAATCTGGACCCGGTGCGCAAAACCAGCAGTTACGCACGGTGCCGCCTGTCTCCAGGGAACCCGCTCAGGCTGATCACTTCGTATCAGCACATCTGACAGGTCTGGAAAACGAATCAGAGGCACCAGCTGCATTTCCTGCACTTAGCGAGGCCGTTACAAACAGGAATGGAGAGGACATGGTCAACGATGATCCTCGAAACCCGTTTAAAAACCACAGGAATTCTGTTTTCTACAACATGTATCCCAGCAGAGGGAGGTCAGCGGCCCGCACCCTCCGTCCGCCTGGCACAGGGTACGGAACAAGATATTTCCAGAACG GACTGCCAGATCTTGTGCCAGACCCATATGCCATCCAGGCAGGTACTTATGTCCAGCGCATGCAGATGTATGCGCTTCGCTGCGCGGCTGAGGAGAACTGTCTGGCCAG GACGGCTTATGGACCCGCTGTGCGAGACATCGACTTCAGAGTCCTCTTGCGGTTTCCACAGAAAGTGAAGAACCAAGGCACCGCTGACTTCCTCCCTTTCAAGCCCAGATATCAGTGGGACTGGCACAGCTGTCATCA GCACTACCACAGCATGGAGGCCTTCAGCAACTATGACCTGCTGGATGTTATCACAGGACATAAAGTGGCTGAGGGACACAAGGCCAGTTTCTGTCtggaggacacaaactgtgatcCTGGATTCAGGCGGCGCTATGCCTGCACATCTCATACGCAG GGTCTGAGCCCAGGATGCCATGATATCTATGCTGCCAACATCGACTGTCAGTGGATTGACATCACTGATGTGCCTCCAGGAACCTACATCCTGAAG gttaCAGTCAATCCTAATTTCCATGTCCTGGAGTCAGACTTCACCAACAACGTAGTGAGATGTGATATCACTTACACAGGAGTTTATGTTCAGACACGCAACTGTCGAATAACAAG AGCTTGA